The uncultured Cohaesibacter sp. genome segment GAGCAACTTGAAGCCCGAACCGATTTCCGCATGGAGAAGCTTGGCGGCGAAGAGGTCTATCTTCATCCGCTGAACGAGGACACGGCTAAACGCTTCCAGTGGATGTGGGAGCAACTGATCGGCGGGCCAAAGGCACCCAGTGACGCTGTTGTCAATCAAGGGCGGACAATTCGTGTGCCGCAGGCCTATCACGGGATTGCAAGATTCACTTTCAACGATCTTTGCGCAAATCCTTTGGGGGCGTCAGATTATTTGCGTCTATGTTCGCTCTATCACACGATATTTCTTGAGGATATCTCATACTTTAGTAGAGCAAACAGAAATGAAGCAAAGCGGTTCATCACCCTCATCGATACCTTGTACGACAATCAGGTCAGATTGATCGCAACTGCCGTTGCGTCACCATTTGATCTGTATCTCGATGATTTTGGGACGGAGGCTTTCGAGTTCGGACGGACCACATCGAGATTAGTTGAAATGCAGTCGCGTGACTATTTGTCGCATGGCAGCATGCTGTAGTACCGCTTACGTCAGCGTTAAGTGAAGCAAAACAATGGGCTTTTTTAGGGATTTAAAACTTTGTGCGACTTGAAAGAGCCTAGGATTCGCGGTACTCACAGCCATCCATTCCCAGCTTTTGGGAGAACCTAACGTTAAGGGAAATAACTGTTATGGCGAGGAAGAAAATTGCTCTGATTGGGTCTGGTCAGATTGGTGGTACTTTGGCACATCTGGCTGGTCTGAATGAAATGGGCGACATTGTCCTGTTCGATATCTCTGAAGGCGTGCCAGAAGGCAAAGCCCTGGATATCGCAGAATCTTCTCCGGTTGACGGTTTTGATGCCAAACTCTCTGGCACCCAGACTTACGAAGCAATCGCAGGTGCCGATGTTGTCATCGTTACCGCCGGTGTACCTCGTAAGCCTGGCATGAGCCGCGATGACCTGGTTGAAATCAACCTCAAGGTCATGCAGCAGGTTGGTGCCGGCATTGGCAAATATGCTCCGGATGCTTTTGTAATCTGTATCACCAACCCGCTTGATGCGATGGTTTGGGCTCTGCAGAAATTCTCTGGCCTGCCAGCCAACAAGGTTGTCGGCATGGCCGGTGTTCTTGACTCTGCCCGTTTCCGTTATTTCCTGGCGGATGAATTTGACGTTTCCGTTCAGGACGTCACTGCATTCGTTCTGGGCGGTCATGGTGACACCATGGTTCCGCTGACCCGTTATTCCACCGTTGCCGGTGTTCCTCTTACCGATCTTGTCAAAATGGGCTGGATCGAACAGAGCCGTCTCGACGAAATCGTACAGCGCACCCGTGATGGCGGTGCCGAGATCGTCAAGCTGCTGAAAACTGGTTCCGCTTTCTATGCGCCTGCCGCCTCTGCCATTGCAATGGCA includes the following:
- the mdh gene encoding malate dehydrogenase, whose protein sequence is MARKKIALIGSGQIGGTLAHLAGLNEMGDIVLFDISEGVPEGKALDIAESSPVDGFDAKLSGTQTYEAIAGADVVIVTAGVPRKPGMSRDDLVEINLKVMQQVGAGIGKYAPDAFVICITNPLDAMVWALQKFSGLPANKVVGMAGVLDSARFRYFLADEFDVSVQDVTAFVLGGHGDTMVPLTRYSTVAGVPLTDLVKMGWIEQSRLDEIVQRTRDGGAEIVKLLKTGSAFYAPAASAIAMAESYLKDKKRVLPCAAYLSGEYGVDGMYVGVPTVIGAGGIERIVEITLDKDEKAQFDHSVDSVKGLIEACQRISPDLAD